One segment of Candidatus Pelagibacter ubique HTCC1062 DNA contains the following:
- the fabG gene encoding 3-oxoacyl-[acyl-carrier-protein] reductase — protein MSSLKDKNIIVTGASGGIGNSIVEKLNQNGANILATGTRIEKLEELKEKFNNIKILKFDISQHDKIEEFIENATKELGGSLDCIVNNAGITKDNLTIRMSLEEWSKVININLTSTFLMCKYSIKKMLKNKSGKIINITSVVGHTGNVGQANYTASKAGIVAMSKSLAIEYAKKNINVNCISPGFISTAMTDQIDEKFKETIIAKIPSNRLGKPEDIANAVNFLSSDQSDYINGETLHVNGGMYLG, from the coding sequence ATGAGTAGTTTAAAAGATAAAAATATTATAGTCACAGGTGCTTCAGGTGGAATTGGCAATTCAATAGTTGAGAAGTTAAACCAAAATGGTGCAAATATTTTAGCTACTGGTACAAGAATTGAAAAACTAGAAGAGTTAAAAGAAAAATTTAATAATATAAAAATACTTAAATTTGATATTTCTCAACATGATAAAATCGAAGAATTTATAGAAAATGCTACCAAAGAACTAGGTGGATCCTTAGATTGCATTGTTAATAATGCAGGCATTACAAAAGATAATTTAACTATTAGAATGAGCTTAGAAGAGTGGTCAAAAGTTATAAATATTAATTTAACCTCTACATTTCTAATGTGTAAATATTCGATTAAAAAAATGCTTAAAAATAAATCTGGAAAAATTATCAATATAACCTCTGTTGTTGGGCATACTGGTAATGTTGGACAAGCAAACTATACTGCATCTAAAGCAGGTATAGTTGCAATGTCAAAAAGCTTAGCTATTGAATATGCAAAAAAAAATATTAATGTTAATTGCATATCCCCAGGCTTTATAAGCACTGCTATGACAGATCAAATAGATGAAAAATTTAAAGAAACAATAATTGCTAAAATTCCATCTAATAGACTGGGTAAACCTGAAGATATTGCTAATGCAGTTAATTTCTTAAGCTCAGATCAGTCAGACTATATTAATGGAGAAACATTGCATGTTAATGGAGGCATGTATTTGGGTTGA
- a CDS encoding acyl carrier protein, which produces MSEDISSKVKKIVADHLGIDEAKVLDDSSFIDDLGADSLDTVELVMAFEEEFGSEISDSEAEKILTVGDAVNFIAGKAN; this is translated from the coding sequence ATGTCAGAAGATATTTCAAGCAAAGTTAAAAAAATTGTAGCAGATCACTTAGGTATTGATGAAGCTAAAGTATTAGACGATTCAAGCTTCATAGACGATCTTGGAGCAGATAGTTTAGATACAGTTGAGTTAGTAATGGCTTTTGAAGAGGAATTTGGTTCAGAAATTTCAGATAGTGAAGCTGAAAAAATTCTTACTGTAGGTGACGCTGTTAACTTTATAGCAGGAAAAGCAAACTAG
- the gmk gene encoding guanylate kinase codes for MSIKKDGIMVILSSPSGAGKTTLVKLLSKNKNFHISISHTTRKPRLNEIADKDYYFVDHDKFENLIKNEEFLEYAKVFNHLYGTTRTPVIEKLEKGENVIFDIDWQGADQIKNKKLNYKLITFFILPPSKEILFERLSNRDMKDKLIVEERMKEFSRDVLHWINYDYVIINDDLEECYSKISSLIDAEINNGSKDYDKDFIRKHVEKLTS; via the coding sequence ATGTCCATAAAAAAAGATGGGATAATGGTAATTTTATCATCCCCATCTGGGGCAGGTAAAACAACTTTAGTAAAACTGCTCTCTAAGAATAAAAATTTTCATATTTCTATTTCTCATACCACAAGAAAACCTAGACTAAACGAAATTGCAGACAAAGATTATTACTTTGTTGATCATGATAAATTTGAAAATTTAATAAAAAATGAAGAATTCTTAGAGTACGCAAAAGTATTTAATCATCTTTATGGAACAACTAGAACACCAGTAATTGAAAAATTAGAAAAAGGTGAAAATGTAATATTTGATATTGATTGGCAAGGAGCTGATCAAATCAAGAATAAAAAATTAAATTATAAATTAATTACTTTTTTTATTTTACCTCCTAGTAAAGAGATACTATTTGAAAGACTATCAAATAGAGACATGAAAGATAAACTGATAGTAGAAGAACGTATGAAAGAGTTTAGTAGAGATGTTTTGCATTGGATTAATTATGATTATGTAATTATTAATGATGATCTAGAAGAGTGTTATTCTAAAATTAGCAGTTTAATTGATGCTGAAATTAACAATGGTTCGAAAGACTATGATAAAGATTTCATTAGAAAACATGTTGAAAAACTAACCTCTTAA
- the rsmA gene encoding 16S rRNA (adenine(1518)-N(6)/adenine(1519)-N(6))-dimethyltransferase RsmA, whose translation MFVKAKKSLGQNFLIDREVLEKIVSITDITNKEVLEIGPGSGNLTTYILKKKPKKLYVVEKDDDLAILLKEKFDTEIKIINDDILKVSESTISDQKLSVFGNLPYNISTEILSKWILNIGSNFWFDSLVLMFQKEVADRIISEFNNSNYGRLSILSSWKLNVKKILDIKPQSFSPRPKIDSSLLLFTPKENFFKLKDPKNLEKITRIFFSQRRKMLKKPFNQVFDNGKEVAEKFGIDLNLRPQNLEPDVYFKLVKEYEDLRG comes from the coding sequence GTGTTCGTAAAAGCAAAAAAAAGCCTTGGACAAAACTTCTTAATAGATAGAGAGGTGCTTGAAAAAATTGTATCCATAACCGATATTACTAACAAGGAAGTCTTGGAAATTGGACCAGGTAGTGGAAATCTAACCACATACATTTTAAAAAAAAAACCAAAGAAACTCTATGTTGTAGAAAAAGATGATGATTTAGCCATATTACTAAAGGAAAAGTTTGATACGGAAATTAAAATCATCAATGATGATATCTTAAAAGTATCTGAAAGTACTATCTCGGATCAAAAACTATCTGTCTTTGGTAATTTACCTTATAACATATCAACAGAAATCTTATCTAAATGGATTCTTAATATTGGCTCAAATTTTTGGTTCGATAGTCTCGTTTTAATGTTCCAAAAAGAAGTTGCTGATAGAATTATATCTGAATTTAATAACTCTAATTATGGCAGACTATCCATTTTATCTAGCTGGAAATTAAATGTAAAAAAGATATTAGACATTAAACCACAAAGCTTTTCACCAAGACCTAAAATAGATAGTTCTTTACTTTTATTCACTCCCAAAGAAAATTTTTTTAAATTAAAGGATCCTAAAAACCTTGAAAAAATTACTAGAATATTCTTCAGCCAAAGAAGAAAAATGTTAAAAAAACCCTTTAACCAAGTTTTTGATAATGGAAAAGAAGTTGCAGAAAAATTCGGTATTGATCTTAATCTTAGACCTCAAAACCTTGAGCCAGATGTATATTTTAAACTTGTAAAAGAATATGAAGATTTAAGAGGTTAG
- the pdxA gene encoding 4-hydroxythreonine-4-phosphate dehydrogenase PdxA, with amino-acid sequence MGKEPIIIVGGEPNSIFLEIFFKSLKTNIYKSPLIIIISKKLLQEQMKKLDFYFKINDIDKELKDFSKLTNKKINLINVDYKFKKCFEKITSKSNKYIDETFKVALNFMKQNNLSKFINGPVSKKSFLKGKTLGITEYLAKKTKKKDVAMLIFNKNLSVSPLTTHLALKDVHKKITKQKIYTQVNLINKFYKTKFNKLPRIAITGLNPHCESNFQNSEEDKVIIPAIKKLRLKNNKINGPFPADTIFTKFLLKKYDVIIGMYHDQVLSPMKALFGFDAINITLGLPFTRISPDHGPNYSMLGKNLSDPKSLIQALKFLDK; translated from the coding sequence ATGGGTAAGGAACCAATAATAATAGTGGGTGGAGAGCCCAACAGTATTTTTTTAGAAATTTTTTTTAAAAGTTTAAAAACTAATATTTATAAGTCACCCTTAATAATCATTATTTCTAAAAAATTACTTCAAGAACAGATGAAAAAATTAGATTTTTATTTCAAAATAAATGATATTGACAAGGAGTTAAAAGATTTCTCCAAACTAACTAATAAAAAAATTAATTTAATTAATGTTGATTATAAATTTAAAAAATGCTTTGAAAAAATTACTAGTAAGTCAAATAAGTACATAGATGAAACTTTTAAAGTTGCTTTAAATTTTATGAAACAAAATAATTTATCCAAATTTATCAATGGTCCTGTTTCCAAAAAGTCTTTTTTAAAAGGTAAAACTTTAGGTATCACTGAATATCTTGCAAAGAAAACCAAAAAAAAAGATGTTGCAATGTTAATATTTAATAAAAATTTATCTGTTAGTCCTCTTACAACCCATCTTGCTTTAAAAGATGTTCATAAAAAAATAACAAAACAAAAAATATATACTCAAGTTAACCTGATTAATAAATTTTATAAAACAAAATTTAATAAACTACCAAGGATTGCAATAACTGGGTTAAATCCCCACTGTGAAAGTAATTTTCAAAATTCTGAAGAGGATAAAGTTATAATTCCAGCTATTAAGAAATTACGATTAAAAAATAATAAAATTAATGGTCCATTTCCAGCTGATACTATCTTTACAAAATTTTTATTAAAGAAATATGATGTAATTATTGGTATGTATCATGATCAAGTACTTTCTCCTATGAAGGCTTTATTTGGTTTTGATGCAATTAATATTACTTTAGGTCTACCATTTACTCGAATCTCTCCAGATCATGGTCCAAATTATTCAATGTTGGGTAAAAATTTATCTGATCCAAAAAGCTTAATTCAGGCCTTAAAGTTTTTGGATAAATAA
- a CDS encoding peptidylprolyl isomerase, translating into MKKKILIFLFVIICFHAQSIETKIIHNIQDEIITNIDIKNEFKYLVALNNSLKELDQEKILNISNESIIREKIKKIEISKNFKEIKLNEDYSELLLKNIYSRLNLKSINEFEIYLKDYDLKISDIEKKITIDALWNELIIKKYSSKVVINEAVLKEELLKNNKIESKEYQLSEIIFEVKNKEEIEKKYKEVVKSINEIGFENSAATYSFSDSAKIGGDIGWINENSLNNNIRKNISSLKVGEFTKPIILSNGILILKLINIKSSETTIDIENELKKAINYERNRQLNQYSKIYYNKIKKNLDFNG; encoded by the coding sequence ATGAAAAAGAAAATTTTAATATTTTTATTTGTCATAATATGTTTTCATGCTCAATCAATTGAAACAAAAATAATTCATAATATTCAAGACGAAATTATAACTAACATTGATATTAAAAATGAATTTAAATATCTTGTGGCTCTAAATAATTCTTTAAAAGAGTTAGATCAAGAAAAGATATTAAATATTTCTAACGAATCAATAATAAGAGAGAAGATAAAAAAAATAGAAATATCAAAAAATTTTAAAGAAATAAAATTAAATGAAGACTATTCTGAACTTTTACTAAAAAATATTTATTCAAGGTTAAATCTAAAATCAATAAATGAATTTGAAATTTATTTAAAAGATTATGATTTAAAAATAAGTGATATCGAAAAAAAAATTACTATTGATGCTTTGTGGAATGAACTAATTATAAAAAAATATTCATCTAAAGTTGTAATTAATGAGGCTGTATTAAAAGAAGAGCTTCTAAAAAATAACAAAATTGAATCAAAAGAATATCAATTATCTGAAATTATCTTTGAAGTTAAAAACAAAGAAGAGATCGAAAAAAAATATAAAGAAGTTGTTAAAAGCATAAATGAAATAGGTTTTGAAAATAGTGCTGCAACATATAGTTTTTCTGATTCAGCTAAAATTGGTGGTGATATTGGTTGGATCAATGAAAATTCACTTAATAATAATATTAGAAAAAATATAAGCAGCTTAAAAGTGGGAGAATTTACAAAACCTATAATTTTATCAAACGGTATATTAATATTAAAATTAATAAATATAAAAAGTTCTGAAACTACTATTGATATTGAAAATGAATTAAAAAAAGCAATTAACTATGAACGTAACAGACAGTTGAATCAATATTCAAAAATTTATTATAACAAGATCAAAAAGAATCTCGATTTTAATGGGTAA
- a CDS encoding LPS-assembly protein LptD, producing MKNKFIAFFLVILFTISNFSRVLGEEFIFEISDLEITENGNIYKGNNRGTIRTDSQLKLISDNFEYLKEINRLEANGDVQLFDLNNNITINAQQIFYLKNEEKIFTVGKTLIKISNKYDIEGFDLILFKNKMILSSKKNAIITDNESNTYKLEQFQYSINQEILKGENIVAITSDKENKSDEFFLKTGFFDLKKNEFLGKDITANFHKDLFGDNENDPRISAVSGFGDKINTYFKKGVFTSCKKTDKCPPWKITSDEIHHDKIKKQINYKNAWLEIYDFPVVYFPKFFHPDPSVKRQSGLLKPEFSSSNNLGSSVYVPYFLAISEDKDLTIKPRLFEDNKFLLQNEYRQKTKNSLTIADFSLVNGHNSSAQDKGGTRSHLFTNTLVDLSLDNFKKSMLQINYQKVSNDNYLKLFDLQSPLLLDDNSVLESKIQFDLEHESYDLTTSFEMYETLNGSNSDRYQYVLPSYNFSKNFSFNNIDGSFNLNSYGNNTLNDTNVVGSTISNDLIYSALSKFFDNGIKTNFEIALKNINTVGKNNPTYKNSPQSELMSAYTYNASLPLIKKNSTTFDTLEPKLSLRFSPHEMKNNKNESRRIDISNVFSSNRLSLGNSFESGESITLGLNFKKEKVNVDNKIDKIEEYIDFKLASVFRLDEEKNIPTSSTLNKKNSNIFGEFNFKPTRNISLGYNFSLTDDLNTFEYNSLITKIEFGNFITHFDYLEERGAVGSTNIIENTTKYNFDDQNSISFNTRRNRKLDLTEYYDLVYEYKNDCLVAGIKYKKNYYNDADIKPVEELFFSITIVPLGTFSPDKMALK from the coding sequence ATGAAAAATAAATTTATAGCTTTCTTTCTTGTGATCTTATTTACTATATCTAATTTTAGTCGAGTTCTTGGAGAAGAATTTATTTTTGAAATTTCTGATTTAGAAATTACTGAAAATGGAAATATATATAAAGGCAATAACAGAGGTACAATTAGAACTGATAGTCAGCTTAAATTAATATCAGACAACTTTGAGTATTTAAAAGAAATCAATAGACTGGAAGCAAATGGTGATGTTCAGCTTTTTGATTTAAATAACAACATAACCATTAACGCTCAACAAATTTTTTATCTTAAGAATGAAGAAAAAATTTTCACAGTAGGTAAAACATTAATTAAAATTTCAAATAAATACGATATTGAAGGTTTTGATTTAATTCTTTTTAAAAATAAGATGATTTTATCATCTAAAAAAAATGCAATTATTACCGATAATGAGTCTAATACTTATAAACTTGAGCAGTTTCAATACTCTATTAATCAAGAAATTCTTAAGGGTGAAAATATAGTAGCTATAACTAGTGATAAAGAAAATAAAAGTGATGAATTTTTTCTTAAAACTGGTTTTTTTGACTTAAAAAAAAATGAATTTTTAGGAAAAGATATTACTGCAAACTTCCACAAAGATTTATTCGGGGATAACGAGAATGATCCAAGAATAAGTGCAGTTTCAGGATTTGGAGACAAGATTAATACCTACTTTAAAAAAGGTGTTTTTACATCATGTAAAAAAACAGATAAATGTCCCCCCTGGAAAATTACATCAGATGAAATTCACCATGATAAAATTAAAAAACAAATTAATTATAAAAATGCTTGGTTAGAAATATATGATTTTCCCGTTGTTTATTTTCCTAAATTTTTTCATCCAGACCCATCTGTAAAAAGACAATCTGGTCTTTTAAAGCCTGAATTTAGCAGCTCAAACAATCTTGGTAGCTCAGTTTATGTGCCATATTTTTTGGCCATATCTGAAGATAAAGACCTAACAATAAAACCAAGACTCTTTGAAGATAATAAATTTTTATTACAAAATGAGTATAGACAAAAAACAAAGAATTCACTTACAATAGCCGATTTTAGCCTTGTTAATGGCCATAACTCTAGCGCTCAAGACAAGGGGGGTACAAGGTCTCATCTTTTCACTAATACGTTAGTAGATTTGTCGTTGGACAACTTCAAAAAAAGCATGCTTCAAATTAACTATCAAAAAGTATCAAATGATAACTATTTGAAGTTATTTGATTTACAATCCCCCCTTCTACTAGATGACAATAGTGTGCTTGAATCTAAAATTCAATTTGATCTAGAGCATGAGAGCTATGATCTAACAACCTCATTTGAAATGTACGAAACTTTAAATGGCTCCAATAGCGATAGATATCAATATGTACTACCTAGTTATAATTTTTCAAAAAATTTTAGTTTTAATAATATTGATGGCAGTTTTAATCTCAATTCATATGGAAATAACACTTTAAATGATACGAATGTTGTTGGATCTACAATTTCAAATGATTTAATTTACTCTGCTTTAAGTAAATTCTTTGATAATGGAATTAAAACAAATTTTGAAATTGCTTTGAAAAATATCAATACTGTTGGTAAAAATAACCCTACATATAAAAATAGTCCACAATCAGAATTAATGAGCGCATATACATATAATGCTTCATTGCCACTAATTAAAAAAAATTCCACAACATTCGATACTTTAGAACCAAAGCTGTCTTTAAGGTTTAGCCCCCATGAAATGAAAAATAATAAAAACGAGTCTAGAAGAATTGATATTAGTAATGTTTTTTCTTCTAATCGATTAAGTTTAGGAAACTCATTTGAGTCCGGTGAGTCTATTACATTGGGCTTAAACTTCAAAAAAGAAAAAGTTAACGTTGATAATAAAATAGATAAAATTGAAGAATATATTGATTTTAAACTTGCATCAGTTTTTAGATTAGATGAAGAAAAGAATATACCTACAAGTAGTACTTTAAATAAAAAAAACTCCAATATATTTGGGGAATTTAATTTTAAACCTACTAGAAATATTTCATTAGGCTACAATTTTTCTTTAACAGATGATTTGAATACTTTTGAATACAATTCTTTAATAACTAAAATAGAATTTGGAAATTTTATTACTCATTTTGATTATTTAGAGGAAAGAGGTGCTGTTGGCAGTACAAATATAATTGAAAATACAACAAAATATAACTTTGATGATCAAAATTCTATATCATTTAACACAAGAAGAAATCGAAAGCTTGATTTAACAGAGTACTATGATTTGGTGTATGAGTATAAAAATGATTGTTTGGTTGCAGGTATAAAATATAAGAAGAATTATTATAATGATGCTGATATTAAACCAGTTGAAGAATTATTTTTCTCTATAACTATTGTTCCACTTGGAACTTTTTCACCAGATAAAATGGCTTTAAAATAG
- a CDS encoding LptF/LptG family permease codes for MKTYIKFLINLFNISLLKIFITFFIIILITNILEQIEFFKNIDLSFFYLFFLSLLNTPSVLFEILPFIFLLGTQVFFIHLIDKNELQVFKYSGLNNIKIIKILGLYSFILGIIMVIFFYNGSSILKNSYLLIKNNYSGDNKYLAVITENGLWIKDEINDNINIINARQVNNEFLLNVSITKFNKDFDLVEVLQSERVDITSKKWKIFNPITLKGNSQSTLNELILHSNFDLQKINSLFSNLSSLSIIDLITLRKSYMSLNYSVTDINSHLLKIVSYPVYLTLITIFSAIIMFNIGYQKNTFYKITLGIFLSVIIYYINNFLSVLGTNEKIPVTLSIFLPLIILSIINFISIIKLNEK; via the coding sequence ATGAAAACCTATATTAAATTTTTAATTAACCTTTTTAACATCTCATTATTAAAAATTTTTATTACTTTTTTTATTATCATTTTAATTACAAATATCCTTGAACAAATTGAATTTTTTAAAAATATAGATTTAAGTTTTTTTTATCTTTTCTTTTTGTCTTTATTAAATACACCTTCGGTCTTATTTGAAATACTTCCTTTTATTTTTTTGTTGGGCACTCAAGTATTTTTTATTCATCTTATTGACAAAAATGAACTACAGGTCTTTAAGTACTCTGGTTTAAATAATATAAAAATCATAAAAATTTTAGGTTTATATTCATTCATTCTTGGCATTATTATGGTTATTTTTTTTTATAACGGATCATCTATTTTAAAAAACTCATATCTATTAATTAAAAATAACTATTCAGGTGATAATAAGTATTTAGCTGTTATCACTGAAAATGGTCTTTGGATCAAAGATGAAATAAATGACAATATAAACATAATTAATGCCCGCCAGGTCAACAATGAATTTTTACTCAATGTTTCCATAACAAAGTTCAATAAAGATTTTGATTTAGTTGAAGTATTACAAAGTGAAAGAGTTGATATTACATCAAAAAAATGGAAAATATTTAATCCAATAACTCTAAAAGGTAATTCACAAAGTACTTTGAATGAATTGATATTACATTCAAATTTTGACTTACAAAAAATAAATAGCTTATTTTCAAACCTTTCTTCTTTAAGTATAATTGATTTAATTACATTAAGAAAAAGTTATATGTCTTTAAATTATTCTGTAACTGATATAAATTCTCACTTATTGAAAATTGTCTCTTATCCAGTTTACTTAACTCTAATTACAATTTTTTCTGCTATTATTATGTTTAACATTGGCTACCAAAAAAATACCTTTTATAAGATTACATTAGGGATTTTTTTGTCTGTAATTATTTACTATATTAATAATTTTTTAAGTGTCCTAGGCACAAATGAAAAAATTCCTGTAACACTTTCAATTTTTTTGCCTTTAATTATATTATCAATAATAAATTTCATCTCTATAATAAAGTTAAATGAAAAATAA
- a CDS encoding LptF/LptG family permease produces MKKIVYKKLSKDCVNFFLLVVFTISIIIWVLQAVNYLDFVIEDGHGFLVYFKYTLLSFPKIISRIFPFAIFLAFSYILLKYENKNELVIFWNFGIKKINFINFFIKFSLWFVLISLLLNAVITPFAQDKARSFIRSSNLDFFESVLKPKKFIDIIGNLTIYFDEKNKKGELINIFLNEKTDINNSQTTFAKTAIVNIDNNKKILTLYDGKSINVINGKISEFEFSKTDYNISKFNSNTITYQKTQEAKTINLIKCSLFFNGSIINSTNIEIENIKNCRLDNLKNVYKELYSRLVKPLYITFLISISLLFILKSKSDHSFNINKFKIYLFAFLFIIFLESSSKLISTNLMQNIFLSIFPLILTLIIYLYFVIKLKINKV; encoded by the coding sequence ATGAAAAAAATTGTTTATAAAAAATTATCTAAAGATTGTGTAAATTTTTTCTTATTAGTTGTATTTACCATCAGTATAATTATTTGGGTATTGCAGGCAGTTAATTATCTCGATTTTGTTATAGAGGACGGTCATGGTTTTCTTGTATATTTTAAATATACATTACTTAGCTTTCCTAAAATAATTAGTAGAATTTTTCCCTTTGCTATATTTTTGGCATTTTCATACATATTATTAAAGTATGAGAATAAAAATGAGCTAGTTATATTTTGGAATTTTGGAATTAAAAAAATTAATTTTATAAATTTTTTTATAAAATTTTCTCTCTGGTTCGTACTTATTAGTTTATTATTGAATGCTGTAATAACTCCTTTTGCTCAAGATAAAGCAAGATCCTTTATAAGATCATCTAACTTAGATTTTTTTGAAAGTGTTCTCAAACCTAAAAAGTTTATAGATATTATTGGAAATTTGACAATTTACTTTGATGAAAAAAATAAAAAAGGTGAATTAATAAATATATTCTTAAATGAAAAAACAGATATTAATAACTCACAAACTACTTTTGCTAAAACTGCAATAGTAAATATAGACAATAATAAAAAGATATTAACATTATATGATGGTAAATCTATCAATGTCATAAATGGGAAAATTTCAGAATTTGAATTCTCAAAAACTGATTATAATATTTCAAAATTTAATTCTAACACAATTACCTACCAAAAGACACAAGAAGCAAAAACAATAAATTTAATTAAATGCTCTTTATTTTTTAATGGTTCAATAATTAATTCTACAAATATAGAAATAGAAAATATTAAAAACTGTAGATTAGATAATTTAAAGAATGTCTATAAAGAGCTATACTCAAGATTGGTAAAACCTTTATATATAACTTTTCTAATTTCAATTTCGCTTTTATTTATATTAAAATCTAAAAGTGACCATTCATTTAATATTAATAAATTTAAGATTTATTTATTTGCTTTTCTTTTTATTATTTTTTTAGAATCATCTTCAAAATTAATAAGTACGAATTTAATGCAGAACATATTTCTTTCAATTTTTCCATTAATCTTAACATTAATTATCTATCTCTATTTTGTAATAAAATTAAAAATTAATAAAGTATGA
- a CDS encoding leucyl aminopeptidase, with protein MTIQINYKKISSKKDLANLVLFVDEKFNINNLKKYLSNLEFSYISDLLKNSDLKKDLLSFEVNSKKTVFLVSIKKDIKISDIENLGAKFHSYINNDKKKEYFVNSDTINNKIKNFVGYFLHGLKLKSYEFNIYKSKKNKETVLINVIGNKNKISIQDHLRFKALEEGSFFARDLVSEPGNVLHPDEYAKRINTLKKFGLKINIYDEKKLKKLGMNALLGVGQGSIRGSYLVTMEWNGAKNNSNPLAFVGKGVCFDTGGYSLKPAKFMEDMTYDMAGSATVVGLMKNLAIRKAKINAVGVVGLVENMVSGNAQRPGDIVKSYSGKTIEVLNTDAEGRLVLADALTFTEKKFKPKFMVDLATLTGAIIVSLGSEYAGLFSNDDKLSKQLLEAGDKVEEKLWRMPLHKNFDKLIDSKNADMQNINYVGGAGSTTAAQFLQRFILNKTPWAHLDIAGMAFSKYGGALNSGGATSYGVRLLNQLIEDNYE; from the coding sequence ATGACTATTCAAATTAATTACAAAAAAATAAGTTCAAAAAAAGACTTAGCCAACCTTGTCTTATTTGTTGATGAAAAATTCAATATTAACAATTTAAAAAAATATCTATCAAATTTAGAATTTTCTTACATATCTGATTTATTAAAAAATAGTGATTTGAAAAAAGATTTACTTTCTTTTGAAGTTAATTCAAAAAAGACAGTATTTTTAGTATCCATTAAGAAAGATATAAAAATATCAGATATAGAAAATTTAGGAGCTAAATTTCATAGTTATATTAATAATGATAAGAAAAAAGAATACTTTGTAAATTCAGATACGATTAATAATAAAATTAAAAATTTTGTTGGTTACTTTCTGCATGGACTCAAATTAAAATCATATGAATTTAATATTTATAAATCTAAAAAAAACAAAGAAACTGTTCTCATAAATGTTATAGGAAACAAAAATAAAATATCTATTCAAGATCATTTAAGATTTAAAGCTCTAGAAGAAGGAAGTTTTTTTGCAAGAGACCTTGTGTCTGAACCAGGTAATGTTTTACACCCTGATGAATATGCAAAAAGAATAAATACACTTAAAAAATTTGGATTGAAAATAAATATCTATGATGAAAAAAAATTAAAAAAACTTGGAATGAATGCGTTACTTGGTGTAGGGCAAGGTAGTATTAGAGGATCATATCTTGTAACAATGGAATGGAATGGAGCAAAAAATAATTCTAATCCTTTAGCTTTTGTTGGAAAAGGTGTTTGTTTTGACACTGGAGGTTACTCTTTAAAACCAGCAAAGTTCATGGAAGACATGACTTATGATATGGCAGGCTCAGCTACTGTGGTGGGTTTAATGAAAAATTTAGCAATAAGAAAAGCAAAAATAAATGCTGTTGGTGTTGTAGGGCTTGTTGAGAACATGGTTAGTGGAAACGCACAAAGACCTGGAGACATTGTAAAATCTTATAGTGGTAAAACAATAGAGGTATTAAATACAGATGCTGAAGGTAGATTAGTTTTGGCTGATGCTTTAACTTTTACTGAGAAAAAATTTAAACCTAAGTTTATGGTTGATCTAGCAACTTTAACAGGTGCTATTATAGTTTCATTAGGCTCTGAATATGCAGGTCTATTTTCAAATGATGATAAATTGTCAAAACAATTATTAGAAGCGGGTGATAAAGTTGAAGAAAAATTATGGAGAATGCCATTGCATAAAAACTTTGACAAACTTATAGACTCAAAAAATGCAGATATGCAAAATATAAATTATGTAGGTGGCGCAGGATCCACAACTGCAGCACAATTTTTACAAAGATTTATTTTAAATAAAACACCTTGGGCACATTTAGATATAGCTGGTATGGCATTTTCAAAATATGGTGGTGCTTTAAATTCAGGTGGTGCAACTAGCTATGGAGTAAGATTATTAAACCAACTAATAGAGGATAATTATGAGTAA